In the genome of Balnearium lithotrophicum, the window TTTCAGGGCGTTTCCGATAAATTGGCATTAGCAGAGGATATTTTAAGTAGAAAAGGGCTTACTTTTGAAAGTGCTGCTGCGATGGGGGACGATATTCCCGATTTACCCCTTTTAGAGAGGGTAAGGCTGAGCGGAGCTCCACGGGATGCGGTTCCGGAGGTTAAGGTAAAGGTAGATTTCGTCTCAAGAAACTATGGAGGTAGAGGAGCAGTTAGGGAATTTATTGACTGGGTGATGAAGAAAAATGAGGAATAAGTTCTTTCAAATTGCTGTTCTCTTAATTTTTCTATCCGTGTTACCCCTTGTCGTATTTCTCAGTCGCAGGGAAGCTCCCCCTGAAAAGGTTAAGATTCCAAAACATAGAAAGCAGACGATAGAGGAGTTCGTTCTAAAGTCTTCCGGAAAAAACAGGTGGATTTTAAGAGCTCCAACGGCTACTTTTTTAAACAAAAATACCATCAAACTGATAAAGCCAAAGTTAAAG includes:
- a CDS encoding KdsC family phosphatase, whose translation is MIKVIFLDVDGVLTDGSITYDSFGREVKSFNVKDGYGIVRALNSGIDVVVISGRFSSQVEKRCRELGIEKLFQGVSDKLALAEDILSRKGLTFESAAAMGDDIPDLPLLERVRLSGAPRDAVPEVKVKVDFVSRNYGGRGAVREFIDWVMKKNEE